One Persicobacter psychrovividus DNA window includes the following coding sequences:
- a CDS encoding protein-disulfide reductase DsbD family protein has protein sequence MKKLSILFMIALLGMVSTAFADIQDPAQWSLSVNNKNYTVGDEVTLSFNATIQNGWYLYSSDFDPELGPMVTTFTFKPNDTYELVGGIKPINPKKHYDDLWEGEYTFFKQQGEFQQKVKILKTNPQIAVTIEYQTCSDESGQCIPFDKDFDFNEVLGSKAQVAKTTPAKREKVSTKVAGEGDENTTLWGFAVLAFLAGLAALLTPCVFPMIPMTVTFFTKGGSDRSNGIKKALLYGFSIIAIYTLAGTVVAVFMGPEFANFLATHWAPNLFFFVVFVIFALSFLGLFEIVMPSWLVNKSTENEDKGGLAGIFFMAFTLVLVSFSCTGPIVGSILVASAGGAILKPIVGMFAFSLAFAIPFTLFAIFPSWLNGLPKSGGWLNNVKVVLGFLELALGLKFLSIVDQTYHLGILDREVYLAFWIVIFFMIGLYFLGKISLPHDSPTDGKVSVPKMVLAILTFTFVVYMIPGMWGAPLKPLAGYLPPRTTQDFNLDEPMIVGGGNAAMGNVLDRPAKYSEFLHLPHNLKGYFDMDEALEASKKLNKPIFVDFTGHGCVNCREMEERVWSDPKVLEILRRDYVILALYVDDKTELPEADWYTSTYDNKVKKTIGKQNADLQIRKYNNNAQPFYLLLDSDGELMVQPKAYDLNVNNFVEFLQKGVDAYNGQ, from the coding sequence ATGAAAAAATTAAGCATACTCTTCATGATCGCCCTTTTAGGGATGGTCAGTACGGCTTTTGCCGATATTCAGGATCCAGCGCAATGGTCGCTATCAGTCAATAATAAAAATTACACGGTTGGCGACGAAGTTACCCTGAGTTTCAATGCCACGATTCAGAATGGCTGGTATTTATATTCTTCGGATTTCGACCCAGAACTTGGGCCGATGGTAACCACTTTCACCTTCAAACCCAACGACACCTACGAATTGGTTGGTGGCATCAAACCTATCAACCCAAAGAAACATTATGATGACCTCTGGGAAGGGGAATACACCTTTTTCAAACAGCAGGGTGAATTTCAGCAAAAGGTTAAAATCCTGAAAACAAACCCACAGATCGCTGTTACGATCGAATACCAAACCTGCTCTGATGAATCGGGACAGTGTATTCCTTTCGACAAAGATTTTGACTTCAATGAAGTGTTAGGGTCGAAGGCTCAGGTTGCTAAAACGACCCCTGCAAAAAGAGAGAAAGTTTCTACCAAAGTAGCAGGTGAAGGAGATGAAAATACAACTCTTTGGGGTTTTGCCGTATTGGCATTTTTAGCCGGATTAGCCGCTTTACTGACTCCATGTGTGTTCCCGATGATCCCAATGACGGTCACTTTCTTTACTAAGGGTGGCAGCGACCGCTCGAATGGCATCAAAAAAGCGCTATTGTATGGCTTCTCTATTATTGCGATTTATACCCTTGCGGGGACAGTCGTAGCCGTATTTATGGGACCTGAATTCGCTAACTTCCTGGCGACACACTGGGCACCAAACCTGTTTTTCTTTGTTGTATTTGTCATCTTTGCCCTATCATTCCTTGGGCTCTTTGAAATTGTGATGCCATCATGGCTGGTAAATAAATCGACCGAAAACGAAGACAAAGGTGGCCTTGCCGGTATCTTCTTTATGGCCTTTACGCTGGTATTGGTATCATTCTCTTGTACTGGCCCTATCGTTGGGTCAATTTTGGTGGCTTCTGCCGGAGGCGCAATCCTAAAGCCTATCGTTGGGATGTTCGCTTTCTCTTTGGCTTTTGCAATCCCATTCACCCTGTTTGCGATCTTCCCAAGCTGGCTGAACGGCTTACCAAAATCAGGTGGCTGGCTGAATAATGTAAAAGTGGTTTTAGGTTTCCTTGAGTTGGCTTTAGGTCTGAAATTCCTCTCGATCGTAGATCAGACTTATCATCTTGGCATTTTAGACCGTGAGGTTTACCTGGCCTTCTGGATTGTCATCTTCTTTATGATTGGCTTGTACTTCCTGGGCAAAATCAGCTTGCCTCATGATTCACCAACAGACGGAAAAGTATCAGTCCCTAAAATGGTACTGGCGATTCTTACTTTCACTTTTGTGGTTTATATGATTCCTGGCATGTGGGGTGCACCATTGAAGCCACTGGCGGGTTACTTGCCTCCAAGAACAACACAGGATTTCAATTTGGATGAACCAATGATCGTTGGCGGTGGAAACGCTGCTATGGGTAATGTCCTGGATCGTCCTGCTAAGTATTCAGAATTCCTTCACTTGCCACACAACCTGAAAGGCTATTTCGATATGGATGAGGCTTTGGAGGCTTCCAAAAAATTGAACAAACCGATCTTTGTGGATTTCACTGGACATGGCTGTGTGAACTGCCGTGAAATGGAAGAACGTGTTTGGTCGGACCCGAAAGTACTGGAAATCCTTCGCAGAGATTATGTGATTTTAGCACTTTATGTAGATGATAAAACTGAACTGCCGGAAGCTGACTGGTACACTTCTACCTATGACAACAAAGTCAAAAAGACAATCGGTAAGCAAAATGCAGACCTTCAGATCAGAAAATACAACAACAACGCACAGCCTTTCTATCTGTTATTGGATAGCGATGGCGAGTTGATGGTTCAGCCAAAAGCCTACGATTTGAATGTGAACAACTTCGTGGAATTCCTTCAAAAAGGTGTGGACGCTTATAATGGGCAATAA
- a CDS encoding dipeptidase, producing MEAKSFIEANKDRFLNELFDLLRIPSVSADPKFAGDVQKTAEFIKDRFAEAGAENIEIVPTNGHPVVYADKIIDESLPTVLVYGHYDVQPADPYELWETEPFEPAVRNNRIYARGASDDKGQAYMHLKAFEAMQTLGQPVNLKFMIEGEEEIGSKHLGEFVKANKERLKADVILISDTGLFSMDCPSICSGLRGLSYLEVEVTGPNRDLHSGQYGGAVANPINVLAEMIASLKDEKGSITVPGFYDNVIEVSKEEREQLNKAPFSLEEYQKDLGIDAVSGEDGYTTIERTGIRPSLDVNGIWGGYIGEGAKTVLPSQAFAKISMRLVPGQKSEEITQLFKKHFESIAPDCVKVKVTPHHGGEASVTNIDSAGFRAASNAFEKVWGKPAIPMREGGSIPIVALFKEELGLNSILMGFGLDEDTIHSPNESYGIDNYLMGIETIIEFHKEFAEMNK from the coding sequence ATGGAGGCTAAATCATTTATCGAAGCGAATAAAGACCGCTTTTTGAACGAACTTTTTGACTTGCTACGCATCCCTTCAGTAAGTGCAGACCCTAAATTTGCCGGCGACGTGCAAAAAACGGCTGAATTTATTAAGGATCGCTTTGCAGAGGCGGGTGCTGAAAATATTGAGATTGTACCGACGAATGGCCACCCGGTAGTTTATGCCGATAAGATCATCGACGAATCGCTGCCTACAGTATTGGTTTACGGCCATTATGATGTGCAACCGGCAGACCCTTATGAGCTGTGGGAAACGGAGCCATTTGAGCCTGCGGTACGCAACAACAGAATTTATGCCCGTGGCGCATCTGACGATAAGGGGCAGGCTTATATGCACCTGAAGGCTTTCGAGGCGATGCAAACTTTGGGGCAGCCTGTAAACCTTAAATTTATGATTGAAGGGGAGGAGGAAATCGGTTCCAAGCATTTGGGTGAGTTTGTAAAAGCGAACAAAGAGCGCCTGAAGGCTGACGTAATCCTGATTTCTGACACTGGCCTGTTCTCGATGGATTGCCCTTCTATTTGCTCGGGACTTCGTGGATTGAGCTACCTGGAAGTAGAAGTTACTGGCCCGAACAGGGATTTGCACTCCGGACAATATGGCGGAGCAGTAGCCAACCCGATTAATGTACTTGCAGAAATGATCGCCTCGCTGAAGGATGAAAAAGGTTCAATTACCGTTCCTGGCTTCTATGACAACGTGATTGAAGTTTCCAAAGAAGAGCGTGAGCAACTCAACAAGGCGCCATTCAGCCTCGAGGAATACCAAAAAGATTTGGGCATTGATGCCGTGAGTGGAGAAGACGGTTACACAACTATTGAGCGCACTGGAATTCGTCCGTCATTGGATGTAAACGGTATCTGGGGCGGATATATTGGCGAGGGTGCCAAAACAGTATTGCCATCGCAGGCATTTGCCAAAATTTCGATGCGTCTGGTTCCTGGCCAAAAAAGCGAAGAGATTACGCAGCTTTTCAAAAAGCATTTTGAGTCTATCGCTCCAGACTGCGTAAAAGTAAAAGTTACACCGCACCACGGAGGCGAAGCATCGGTAACCAACATCGATTCTGCGGGATTCCGCGCAGCAAGCAATGCTTTTGAAAAAGTATGGGGCAAGCCGGCGATTCCTATGCGTGAAGGTGGCTCGATTCCAATCGTTGCTTTATTCAAAGAAGAGTTAGGGCTGAACAGCATTTTGATGGGCTTCGGATTAGACGAAGATACCATTCACTCTCCAAACGAAAGCTACGGCATCGACAACTACCTAATGGGAATCGAAACGATTATCGAATTCCACAAGGAGTTTGCTGAAATGAATAAATAA
- a CDS encoding MoxR family ATPase has protein sequence MDTVNNDLRAARQQKIQQVFQEVGKVVVGQEYMVNRLLIGLFTQGHILLEGVPGLAKTLTVNTLAEVLKLDFQRIQFTPDLLPADLVGTMIYNQRSGEFEVKKGPVFANIILADEVNRSPAKVQAALLESMQEKQVTIGEHTYKLDRPFLVLATQNPVDQEGTYPLPEAQVDRFMMKVFVNYLSKEDELEVMRRMANMQFDTKIETILSKEDVFAIRDDINAVSISESLEKYLIELVFATRNPKDYGLGEYAQYIQFGVSPRASIALNLAAKAIAYFDERMYVLPEDIKEVAVDVLSHRILLNYEAEADGVSTRDVVEAILKKVPIQK, from the coding sequence ATGGATACTGTAAATAACGACCTGCGCGCGGCGCGGCAACAGAAAATTCAACAAGTATTTCAAGAAGTAGGAAAAGTTGTTGTTGGGCAGGAATACATGGTCAATCGCCTGTTGATTGGTTTGTTCACCCAAGGGCATATTTTGCTGGAGGGGGTTCCTGGTCTTGCAAAAACTTTAACCGTAAATACACTTGCGGAAGTACTGAAATTAGACTTTCAACGTATTCAGTTTACCCCTGACTTGCTCCCTGCGGATTTGGTCGGAACGATGATCTACAATCAGCGCTCTGGGGAATTCGAGGTGAAGAAAGGCCCTGTGTTTGCCAATATTATTTTGGCCGATGAGGTGAACCGCTCCCCCGCCAAAGTACAGGCAGCACTTTTGGAGTCAATGCAAGAGAAGCAGGTAACGATCGGTGAGCATACTTATAAGCTCGATCGCCCATTCTTGGTGCTGGCAACACAGAACCCCGTAGATCAGGAAGGAACTTACCCATTGCCAGAGGCACAGGTGGACCGTTTCATGATGAAGGTGTTCGTTAACTACCTTTCTAAAGAAGATGAGCTTGAGGTCATGCGCCGAATGGCCAACATGCAGTTCGATACCAAGATCGAAACCATTTTGAGCAAAGAGGATGTATTCGCAATCCGTGATGACATCAATGCGGTTTCTATTTCGGAATCTTTAGAGAAGTATTTGATCGAATTGGTATTTGCTACCCGAAATCCAAAAGATTATGGTTTGGGCGAGTACGCACAATACATTCAGTTCGGGGTGTCTCCTCGTGCATCAATTGCCCTTAATTTGGCAGCGAAAGCGATTGCTTATTTTGATGAGCGCATGTACGTTTTGCCAGAGGATATTAAGGAAGTTGCTGTGGATGTACTGAGTCACCGTATCCTGTTGAACTACGAAGCCGAAGCGGATGGCGTATCGACAAGAGATGTAGTAGAGGCGATCTTGAAAAAGGTGCCAATTCAGAAATAA